From Rhodovastum atsumiense, a single genomic window includes:
- a CDS encoding response regulator: protein MPGRKILIVEDEFLIRLTLAEALADEGFDVIETGASDEALTKLQAGNGIDLLLTDIQIPGGLDGMELAHRARERHPDLPVIFVTGRPDSMAGAGRGPRDAIISKPYLPSEVAAAARRLLGD, encoded by the coding sequence ATGCCCGGCCGCAAGATCCTGATCGTCGAGGACGAGTTCCTGATCCGCCTCACCCTGGCGGAGGCCCTCGCCGACGAGGGATTCGACGTCATCGAGACCGGGGCGTCCGACGAGGCGCTGACGAAGCTGCAGGCCGGAAACGGGATCGACCTGCTGCTGACCGACATCCAGATTCCCGGCGGCCTCGACGGCATGGAACTGGCCCACCGCGCGCGCGAACGTCATCCGGACCTGCCGGTGATCTTCGTGACCGGACGGCCCGATTCGATGGCGGGCGCGGGCCGGGGGCCGCGCGACGCCATCATCTCCAAGCCCTACCTGCCCTCCGAGGTCGCCGCAGCGGCCCGCCGGCTGCTCGGCGACTGA
- a CDS encoding AMP-dependent synthetase/ligase, translating into MDSYDRWPNLATMMFDRARAWADRPMLRWFRDGTWQGMSWGVFARQAASVARALRAAGVSPGDRVLIVSENRPEYPIAETALMAIRAVPVPTYITNTIADHAHILRDSGARVAIVSGAQLARRVALAGELDLLVTMEPFTHPGLKVAAWSSLTTDTRGFDDIAAEARTISRDALACLIYTSGTGGNPKGVMLPHRAILSNCKGAADLLHALPRQDEVYLSFLPLSHSYEHTAGQFFLLSEGAEVVYARGVETLAADMLTVRPTIMTMVPRILEVIRARILGQVAREPAWRRRLFDRAIELGRRRVDGERLSVLERLQDVVLERMVRRKVLKRFGGRLRATISGGARLEPEVGRFYLGLGLNLLQGYGQTEAGPVIAANAPGATRIETVGRALRGVELRIADDGEILVRGDLVMLGYWGRPDETAAAIRDGWLHTGDIGELDEDGYLRITDRKKDMIVLSGGENVSPARIEGMLIAEPEIAQAVVLGEGQAGLTALVVAADGCDEVAVAATVSNVNKRLSVTERIRRHAIVKPFTIDNGMLTATQKIRRHVVTREHAGLLQKLSA; encoded by the coding sequence TTGGACAGCTACGACCGGTGGCCGAACCTGGCCACGATGATGTTCGATCGTGCCCGGGCGTGGGCCGATCGGCCGATGCTGAGGTGGTTCCGCGACGGGACGTGGCAAGGCATGTCCTGGGGCGTGTTCGCGCGCCAGGCTGCCAGCGTGGCCCGGGCCTTGCGCGCGGCCGGGGTTTCCCCGGGCGATCGCGTGCTGATCGTCAGCGAGAACCGGCCGGAATACCCGATCGCCGAGACCGCGCTGATGGCCATCCGGGCGGTGCCGGTGCCCACGTACATCACCAACACGATCGCCGATCACGCGCATATCCTGCGCGATTCCGGGGCGCGGGTGGCGATCGTTTCCGGCGCGCAGCTGGCGCGCCGGGTCGCGCTGGCGGGTGAGCTTGATCTGCTGGTGACGATGGAGCCCTTCACCCATCCCGGGCTGAAGGTGGCGGCCTGGTCGTCGCTGACCACCGACACGCGCGGCTTCGACGACATCGCCGCCGAGGCGCGGACCATTTCGCGGGATGCGCTGGCCTGCCTGATCTACACCTCCGGCACCGGCGGCAACCCGAAGGGCGTGATGCTGCCGCACCGGGCGATCCTGTCCAACTGCAAGGGGGCGGCCGACCTGCTGCACGCCCTGCCGCGCCAGGACGAGGTCTATCTGTCCTTCCTGCCGTTGTCGCACAGCTATGAGCATACCGCCGGGCAGTTCTTCCTGCTCAGCGAGGGTGCCGAGGTGGTGTACGCGCGCGGGGTGGAAACCCTGGCCGCCGACATGCTGACGGTGCGGCCGACCATCATGACCATGGTGCCGCGCATCCTGGAGGTCATCCGGGCCCGCATCCTCGGCCAGGTCGCGCGCGAGCCGGCCTGGCGGCGGCGCCTGTTCGACCGGGCCATCGAGCTTGGCCGCCGGCGCGTCGACGGGGAACGGCTCTCGGTCCTGGAGCGGCTGCAGGACGTGGTGCTGGAGCGGATGGTGCGCCGCAAGGTGCTCAAGCGCTTCGGCGGGCGCCTGCGCGCGACGATCTCCGGGGGCGCGCGGCTGGAGCCGGAGGTCGGGCGGTTCTATCTCGGGCTCGGGCTGAACCTGTTGCAGGGCTACGGCCAGACCGAGGCGGGGCCGGTGATCGCGGCCAATGCGCCGGGTGCCACCCGGATCGAGACGGTGGGGCGGGCGCTGCGCGGGGTGGAACTGCGCATCGCCGATGACGGCGAGATCCTGGTGCGTGGCGACCTGGTGATGCTGGGCTACTGGGGCCGGCCGGACGAGACCGCGGCGGCGATCCGCGACGGCTGGCTGCACACCGGCGACATCGGGGAGCTGGACGAGGACGGCTACCTGCGCATCACCGACCGCAAGAAGGACATGATCGTGCTGTCGGGGGGCGAGAACGTTTCCCCCGCCCGCATCGAGGGCATGCTGATCGCCGAGCCGGAGATCGCCCAGGCGGTGGTGCTCGGCGAGGGGCAGGCGGGGCTGACCGCCCTGGTCGTGGCGGCGGATGGCTGCGACGAGGTGGCGGTGGCGGCGACGGTCAGCAACGTCAACAAGCGACTGTCCGTGACCGAGCGCATCCGTCGGCATGCGATCGTCAAGCCCTTCACCATCGACAACGGCATGCTGACCGCGACCCAGAAGATTCGCCGCCATGTGGTGACGCGCGAGCACGCCGGCCTGCTGCAGAAGCTGAGTGCCTGA
- a CDS encoding M3 family oligoendopeptidase — translation MPHAPAGANTLPSSPAHSLPAQPGLPSWDLRDLYPGPDSPELATDLDRAEADARDFAASHAGRLAGHSGRALATAISEYERIEEVLGRAMSYAQLLFSADSNDPAIGRFYQSMNERVTAISSHLLFFTLELNRLDDAVLEDKLIDPALTRWRPWLRDLRVFRPHQLSDEVEKLLHEKEVTGRSAWSRLFDETIAGMRIKLRGEDLTVSAALNKLSDRDRDLREAAGRAIGDAFGTNIRLFSLVTNTLIKDKEIVDNWRRYPRPGSYRNRANMVEDEVVDALVGAVTADYARLSHRYYQLKARWLGLPKLQHWDRNAPLPGDDDHEIPWTEARNRVLSAYGAFSPDLAEVGKRFFDRPWIDAALRPGKAGGAFAHPTVPSAHPYLLLNYHGRTRDVMTLAHELGHGVHQVLAGQQGYLMAGTPLTLAETASVFGEMLTFRALLDAETDPRRRRIMLASKVEDMLNTVVRQTAFYRFETLLHDERRSGELMAERIGEIWLQVQTESLGPAFEFTPEYRVFWAYVPHFVHTPFYVYAYAFGDCLVNALYGVFQSGHPGFQAKYLNMLRAGGTLRHRELLAPFGLDASDPAFWRKGLDVIAGFIDELEATS, via the coding sequence ATGCCCCACGCTCCGGCTGGCGCCAACACGCTGCCCAGTTCCCCCGCGCATTCCCTGCCGGCACAGCCCGGGCTGCCCAGCTGGGACCTTCGCGACCTCTATCCCGGTCCCGACAGCCCGGAACTGGCCACCGACCTCGACCGGGCCGAGGCGGATGCCCGCGACTTCGCCGCCAGCCACGCCGGGCGGCTCGCCGGCCATTCCGGCCGCGCGCTGGCCACCGCGATTTCTGAATACGAACGTATCGAAGAAGTGCTGGGCCGGGCGATGTCCTACGCCCAGCTTCTGTTCAGCGCGGACTCCAACGATCCCGCGATCGGCCGGTTCTACCAGTCGATGAACGAACGGGTGACGGCGATCTCCAGCCACCTGCTGTTCTTCACGCTGGAGCTGAACCGGCTGGACGACGCGGTGCTCGAGGACAAGCTGATCGACCCGGCGCTGACCCGCTGGCGCCCCTGGCTGCGCGACCTGCGGGTCTTCCGCCCGCACCAGCTCTCCGACGAGGTGGAGAAGCTGCTGCATGAAAAGGAAGTCACCGGCCGCTCCGCCTGGTCACGTCTGTTCGACGAGACCATCGCCGGCATGCGCATCAAGCTGCGCGGCGAGGACCTGACCGTCTCGGCGGCGCTGAACAAGCTCTCCGACCGCGACCGCGACCTGCGCGAGGCCGCCGGGCGTGCCATCGGGGACGCCTTCGGCACCAACATCCGCCTGTTCTCCCTGGTCACCAACACGCTGATCAAGGACAAGGAAATCGTCGACAACTGGCGGCGCTACCCGCGTCCGGGCAGCTACCGCAACCGCGCCAACATGGTCGAGGACGAGGTGGTGGACGCGCTGGTCGGCGCCGTCACCGCCGACTACGCCCGGCTGTCGCACCGCTACTACCAGCTGAAGGCACGCTGGCTCGGCCTGCCGAAGCTGCAGCACTGGGACCGCAACGCCCCCCTGCCCGGCGACGATGACCACGAGATCCCCTGGACCGAGGCCCGCAACCGCGTGCTCTCGGCCTATGGCGCCTTCTCCCCCGACCTCGCCGAGGTGGGAAAGCGCTTCTTCGACCGCCCCTGGATCGACGCCGCGCTGCGTCCGGGCAAGGCGGGCGGCGCCTTCGCCCACCCGACCGTTCCCTCGGCGCATCCTTATCTGTTGCTGAATTATCACGGTCGTACCCGCGATGTGATGACGCTGGCCCACGAACTCGGCCATGGCGTGCACCAGGTGCTGGCCGGGCAGCAGGGCTACCTGATGGCCGGCACCCCGCTGACCCTGGCGGAGACCGCCAGCGTGTTCGGGGAAATGCTGACCTTCCGCGCCCTGCTCGACGCCGAGACCGATCCACGGCGGCGGCGCATCATGCTGGCCTCCAAGGTCGAGGACATGCTGAACACGGTGGTGCGCCAGACCGCGTTCTACCGCTTCGAAACCCTGCTGCACGACGAGCGCCGCTCCGGCGAACTGATGGCGGAGCGAATCGGCGAGATCTGGCTGCAGGTGCAGACCGAGAGCCTGGGGCCGGCCTTCGAATTCACCCCCGAATACCGCGTGTTCTGGGCCTATGTGCCGCATTTCGTGCACACGCCCTTCTACGTCTACGCCTATGCCTTCGGCGACTGCCTGGTGAACGCCCTGTATGGCGTGTTCCAGTCCGGCCATCCCGGTTTTCAGGCCAAGTATCTCAACATGCTGCGCGCAGGTGGTACCCTGCGCCACCGCGAGCTGCTGGCACCGTTTGGCCTGGACGCCTCCGACCCCGCCTTCTGGCGGAAGGGGCTCGACGTCATCGCGGGCTTCATCGATGAACTGGAGGCAACGTCCTGA
- a CDS encoding ABC1 kinase family protein produces the protein MSTAEDRSTLFGEFRRMVRTSGAVGGIAARMVGARAFGVKTDRSAHAEDLKVILGGLKGPLMKVAQFLSTVPDALPDEYAAELAQLQSNAPPMGWAFVRRRMQGELGPDWQSRFAEFGQEAAAAASLGQVHKARLKDGRVVACKLQYPDMPSTVEADLRQVKLAMAVYHRMDGAIRQDEIIKELSERLREELDYTREAAQMRLYRAMLANEPMVHLPEPVPELSTRRLLTMTWLDGRPLLKRLEEDPPQDERNRIAEALFRAWYVPLYRYGILHGDPHMGNYQARPDGSLNLLDFGTIRVFHPRFVRGVIDLFESVRDNDLDKAQQAYASWGFTDLGREKMEVLNQWARFLYEPLLDDRVRPIQLTDDPNYGRAIAMRVHEGLKKTGGVTPPREFVLMDRSAIGLGSVFLRLKAELNWSRLFRELIADFDTDTLARRQAEALAKAGVPPTSMQP, from the coding sequence ATGTCTACCGCCGAGGATCGTTCGACCCTGTTCGGCGAGTTCCGCCGGATGGTCCGTACCTCCGGCGCGGTCGGCGGCATCGCCGCCCGCATGGTCGGCGCCCGCGCCTTCGGCGTGAAGACCGACCGCTCGGCCCATGCCGAGGACCTGAAGGTCATCCTCGGCGGGCTCAAGGGCCCGCTGATGAAGGTGGCGCAGTTCCTCTCCACCGTGCCGGACGCGCTGCCGGATGAATATGCGGCCGAGCTGGCGCAGTTGCAGTCCAACGCCCCGCCGATGGGCTGGGCCTTCGTGCGCCGGCGCATGCAGGGCGAGCTTGGGCCGGACTGGCAGTCACGGTTCGCCGAGTTCGGCCAGGAAGCCGCCGCCGCCGCCTCGCTCGGGCAGGTGCACAAGGCCCGACTGAAGGACGGCCGCGTGGTCGCCTGCAAGCTGCAATACCCGGATATGCCAAGCACGGTGGAAGCCGACCTGCGCCAGGTGAAGCTGGCCATGGCGGTCTATCACCGCATGGACGGCGCCATCCGCCAGGACGAGATCATCAAGGAACTCTCCGAGCGCCTGCGGGAAGAACTCGACTACACCCGGGAAGCCGCGCAGATGCGGCTCTATCGGGCGATGCTGGCCAACGAGCCCATGGTTCACCTGCCCGAGCCGGTCCCGGAACTGTCCACCCGGCGGCTGCTGACCATGACCTGGCTCGACGGCCGCCCGCTGCTGAAGCGGCTTGAGGAAGACCCGCCCCAGGACGAACGCAACCGCATCGCCGAGGCGCTGTTCCGCGCCTGGTACGTGCCGCTGTACCGCTACGGCATCCTGCACGGCGACCCACATATGGGGAACTATCAGGCGCGGCCGGACGGCTCGTTGAACCTGCTCGATTTCGGCACCATCCGGGTGTTCCACCCCCGATTCGTGCGCGGCGTGATCGACCTGTTCGAGTCCGTGCGCGACAACGACCTCGACAAGGCCCAGCAGGCCTATGCGAGCTGGGGCTTCACCGATCTCGGGCGCGAGAAAATGGAGGTGCTGAACCAGTGGGCGCGCTTCCTCTACGAGCCGCTGCTCGACGACAGGGTGCGCCCGATCCAGCTCACCGATGACCCGAATTACGGCCGGGCCATCGCCATGCGGGTGCACGAAGGGCTCAAGAAGACCGGCGGGGTCACGCCGCCGCGCGAGTTCGTGCTGATGGACCGTAGCGCCATCGGCCTGGGCAGCGTGTTCCTGCGGCTGAAGGCGGAACTGAACTGGAGCCGGCTGTTCCGCGAGCTGATCGCGGATTTCGATACCGACACCCTGGCCCGGCGCCAGGCCGAGGCGCTGGCCAAGGCCGGGGTGCCACCGACCAGCATGCAGCCCTGA
- a CDS encoding chromate transporter, with translation MVGLLWALALVFVPLSLVTVGGGQAVVADIQRQIVDVHHWMTQGEFVNAFAISRMAPGPGSLLVTLVGWQVAGAWGAVVATIAIFGPTTFLIFGISHLWKRYRGALWQQALEAGLRPIAAGMILASVYVLMQALEGGWLAQGVALASTAALMLTRVNPMLLLTIGAMIFVGWGLV, from the coding sequence GTGGTCGGCCTGCTCTGGGCGCTCGCCCTGGTTTTCGTGCCGCTGTCGCTGGTCACCGTCGGCGGCGGACAGGCCGTCGTCGCCGACATCCAGCGGCAGATCGTGGACGTGCATCACTGGATGACGCAGGGCGAGTTCGTGAACGCCTTCGCGATCTCGCGCATGGCGCCGGGGCCGGGCTCGCTGCTGGTGACGCTGGTCGGCTGGCAGGTGGCCGGCGCCTGGGGCGCGGTCGTGGCCACGATCGCCATCTTCGGCCCGACCACCTTCCTGATCTTCGGCATTTCCCATCTGTGGAAACGCTACCGCGGCGCGCTCTGGCAGCAGGCCCTGGAAGCAGGGCTGCGCCCCATCGCCGCCGGCATGATCCTCGCCTCGGTCTACGTGCTGATGCAGGCGCTGGAAGGCGGGTGGCTGGCCCAGGGGGTCGCGCTGGCCTCGACGGCGGCGCTGATGCTCACCCGCGTCAATCCGATGCTGCTGCTGACGATCGGGGCCATGATCTTCGTTGGCTGGGGGCTGGTGTGA
- a CDS encoding chromate transporter has translation MHDTRPPAAPPQSALQLFIIFSRIGLTSFGGGLSGWFFREFVRDRGWMTEEEFLNGLSLAQALPGVNVTNMAIWIGYRLLGVRGGVAGLLGIVVPPAILIIVLAVGFAAVARFPLTHLALDGAAAAAIGLSLSMGITAAWRVPRRAFPLATMAATFVAVGLLHWPLPWVVLVGGTVSVGITYLRLARA, from the coding sequence ATGCACGACACCAGGCCCCCGGCGGCGCCGCCGCAATCGGCATTGCAGCTTTTCATCATTTTCAGTCGCATCGGCCTGACGAGTTTCGGCGGTGGGCTCAGCGGCTGGTTCTTCCGGGAATTCGTGCGGGACCGCGGCTGGATGACGGAGGAGGAATTCCTCAACGGGCTCTCGCTGGCGCAGGCGTTGCCCGGCGTCAACGTCACCAACATGGCGATCTGGATCGGCTACCGCCTGCTCGGCGTGCGGGGCGGCGTGGCCGGATTGCTGGGCATCGTCGTGCCGCCCGCCATCCTCATCATCGTCCTCGCGGTTGGCTTCGCCGCGGTGGCGCGGTTCCCGCTGACGCATCTGGCGCTGGACGGCGCGGCGGCGGCGGCGATCGGCCTGTCGCTGTCCATGGGGATCACCGCGGCGTGGCGCGTGCCCCGCCGGGCCTTCCCGCTCGCCACCATGGCGGCGACCTTCGTCGCCGTCGGGCTGCTGCACTGGCCGCTGCCCTGGGTCGTGCTGGTCGGCGGCACGGTGAGCGTGGGCATCACCTATCTCCGCCTGGCGCGGGCCTGA